In Rubrobacter radiotolerans DSM 5868, a genomic segment contains:
- the cbiQ gene encoding cobalt ECF transporter T component CbiQ, whose amino-acid sequence MRLALDRHAHLDSPLHRWDPRFRIPALLALAFAFAFVKDLRLVPVILLVSLALCVLSRLPALFLWSRLRYPGVFVLVLGVVLPFFSGETVLVDLGPVAVREEGSLAFLLVVSRFVAIVLVCLVAFSTSTMRENIAALRALGVPALLTDLALFTYRYLDELGDSLSRMRRATRLRGFSGTRLGANLSTFAALLGSLLVRSHERSERVYHAMVLRGYGSEVPVASADTTRPRAADAAALLAALLAALLLAAAQVALG is encoded by the coding sequence GTGCGGCTCGCGCTCGACCGTCACGCGCACCTCGACTCGCCGCTTCACCGCTGGGACCCGAGGTTCAGGATACCGGCACTCCTCGCGCTCGCGTTCGCGTTCGCGTTCGTGAAGGACCTGCGCCTCGTGCCCGTGATCCTCCTCGTAAGCCTCGCGCTATGCGTGCTCTCGCGCCTTCCGGCCCTCTTTCTCTGGAGTCGTCTGAGGTACCCGGGCGTGTTCGTGCTCGTGCTCGGAGTCGTGCTGCCGTTCTTCTCAGGGGAGACGGTGCTCGTGGATCTCGGGCCGGTCGCAGTCCGGGAGGAAGGGTCGCTCGCGTTCTTGCTTGTCGTCTCGCGCTTCGTGGCGATCGTGCTCGTGTGCCTCGTAGCCTTCTCGACCTCGACGATGCGCGAGAACATCGCCGCCCTGCGTGCCCTCGGCGTCCCGGCGCTCCTTACGGACCTCGCGCTCTTCACCTACCGCTACCTCGACGAGCTCGGCGACTCCCTCTCCCGGATGCGCCGCGCAACGCGGCTCCGGGGCTTCTCGGGCACGAGGCTCGGGGCGAACCTCTCGACCTTCGCCGCGCTTCTCGGGAGCCTCCTCGTGAGAAGCCACGAACGCTCCGAGCGGGTCTACCACGCTATGGTCCTCCGCGGCTACGGTTCTGAAGTCCCAGTGGCCTCTGCGGACACCACCCGACCCCGGGCTGCGGACGCGGCGGCGCTCCTTGCCGCGCTCCTCGCAGCCCTCCTGCTGGCGGCGGCTCAGGTGGCGCTCGGATGA
- a CDS encoding energy-coupling factor ABC transporter ATP-binding protein has translation MRASRLARPERTLALSVSGLRYAYPDGPTALDGLDLEVLAGERVGVVGPNGAGKTTLFLAVCGVLAPQAGSVAVRGEPVRPGRFNPEVGLVFQNPDDQLFCASVFEDVAFGPRNMGLAEGEVERRVEQAMSATGVSGLSERAPHHLSGGEKRMVAIASTLSLRPSLVIYDEPSANLDIRSRRRLIDFLKRADHSFLLASHDLELVLEVCDRVVVLDGGRIAADGGTERVMSDAALMERHSLEKPHSLVPHREAPEGAQGA, from the coding sequence ATGAGGGCGTCGCGGCTCGCGCGCCCGGAACGGACGCTCGCTCTCTCGGTGAGCGGTCTGCGCTACGCCTACCCGGACGGTCCGACGGCGCTCGACGGGCTCGACCTTGAGGTGCTCGCCGGGGAGCGGGTCGGGGTCGTCGGCCCGAACGGCGCGGGCAAGACGACCCTTTTCCTTGCGGTCTGCGGCGTCCTCGCTCCGCAGGCCGGGAGCGTCGCCGTCCGGGGCGAGCCGGTCCGGCCGGGGAGGTTCAACCCGGAGGTCGGGCTCGTCTTCCAGAACCCCGACGACCAGCTCTTCTGTGCCTCGGTCTTCGAGGACGTCGCCTTCGGCCCGAGGAACATGGGCCTTGCGGAGGGAGAGGTCGAGCGGCGCGTGGAGCAGGCGATGAGCGCGACCGGCGTCTCTGGGCTCTCGGAGCGCGCGCCGCACCACCTCTCGGGCGGGGAGAAGCGGATGGTCGCGATCGCAAGCACTCTGTCCCTGCGTCCGAGCCTGGTGATCTACGACGAGCCCTCGGCGAACCTCGACATCCGCTCGCGCAGGCGCCTGATCGACTTCCTCAAGCGCGCGGACCACTCCTTCCTTCTTGCCTCGCACGACCTGGAGCTCGTCCTTGAGGTCTGCGACCGGGTCGTCGTGCTCGACGGAGGTCGCATCGCTGCCGACGGCGGGACGGAGCGCGTGATGTCCGACGCGGCGCTCATGGAGAGACACAGCCTTGAGAAGCCGCACTCGCTCGTCCCGCACCGCGAGGCACCAGAGGGAGCGCAGGGCGCATGA
- a CDS encoding SAM-dependent methyltransferase has protein sequence MRIELYPIGYVRTAPGKVPRSWRTSELEGEVVLDGAYAEGLANVEAGQRLLVVFNFHESEPFSEDLLTQTPRSADGEPRGVFSTLSPRRPNPLGVSIVTVLAREGTTLRVRGLDMRDGTPVLDLKPWRGDVAGSPVFPDR, from the coding sequence ATGAGGATCGAGCTTTACCCGATCGGCTACGTCAGGACAGCCCCGGGCAAGGTCCCGCGAAGCTGGCGCACCTCGGAGCTCGAAGGGGAGGTCGTCCTCGATGGAGCCTACGCCGAGGGCCTTGCAAACGTCGAGGCGGGACAGAGGCTCCTTGTCGTCTTTAACTTCCACGAGAGCGAGCCTTTCTCCGAAGACCTCCTCACCCAGACGCCGAGGAGCGCGGACGGCGAGCCGCGCGGCGTCTTCAGCACCCTCTCGCCCCGAAGGCCGAACCCTCTGGGGGTCTCGATCGTCACGGTGCTCGCCCGGGAAGGCACGACGCTCCGGGTGCGCGGCCTCGACATGCGCGACGGCACCCCCGTCCTCGACCTCAAGCCCTGGCGCGGCGACGTGGCGGGCTCGCCCGTCTTCCCGGACCGCTAG
- a CDS encoding DUF4242 domain-containing protein yields MPKYVIERELPGAGDLSAEELQSISQTSCNVLNDLGPEIQWVQSQVTDDKIYCTYIAPNEDMIRQHAEKGGFPADRISEVRSVIDPTTAEV; encoded by the coding sequence ATGCCGAAGTACGTGATTGAGCGCGAGCTTCCCGGCGCGGGAGACCTCTCGGCGGAGGAGCTGCAAAGCATATCGCAGACCTCGTGCAACGTCCTCAACGACCTCGGACCGGAGATACAGTGGGTCCAGAGCCAGGTCACGGACGACAAGATCTACTGCACCTACATCGCCCCGAACGAGGACATGATCCGCCAGCACGCAGAGAAGGGCGGCTTCCCGGCGGACAGGATAAGCGAGGTCCGCTCCGTGATAGACCCGACCACCGCCGAGGTCTAA
- a CDS encoding PAS domain S-box protein, translated as MADYGLLFWSLGAALALSLLVLVFVLVRLRSVARDRERLRAESRLLENAAPQGTLLLDSPDPDAASVLRANRAAAGMLGGAPEDLAGRPLRDVLPADGFDGPVELPREDGSVRSLDAQLVPDESGVAALILTDRSVLRGVEADLASLESRYREVLSRVPLLLYTTDLSSGETTLDGAWLDGLPGTPDFPVHPEDAADLERFRTSFAARPKEEDDGGDGGEVGPEEGYIEYRFRTASGEALILREEVRVAPGEGDGTPGVVRGLVRDVTWLREAERGLRQAEGLRRATLAAASSVSGGGFAVRSEGRLFEVDGTLAQILGESPERISGRSVFDFVPEDAERAVRSGMRLTDRGEDEPRTRMTWKRADGEPVEVEVAASPARYRDAAAAVVYLRDVTAEERRRAGERARYEELRRQNAALLRSVRSAIRDLGSDLRQLRGTLRSEAGTTGRVEALLAKLESLDAVFRDEFERATVDLSELARSAAERLRRTASRRDVDVIVAGGLVVEGDRETLAETVGILFENAWRAASRSPRPRLVFGRVEREAAPREVPVFFLRDNGPGFDMAEAGAAFEPLSPSDEPYARLYAAEQGVERHGGRLWLGSEAGRGTTVYFTLR; from the coding sequence ATGGCGGATTACGGTCTGCTCTTCTGGTCCTTGGGCGCGGCGCTCGCGCTCTCGCTCCTCGTCCTTGTCTTTGTGCTCGTTCGCCTGCGCTCCGTCGCGCGCGACCGGGAGAGGCTCCGGGCCGAGAGCCGCCTCCTTGAGAACGCCGCGCCTCAGGGAACGCTCCTTCTCGACTCCCCGGACCCGGACGCGGCGAGCGTCCTCCGGGCGAACCGCGCCGCCGCCGGGATGCTCGGAGGCGCGCCGGAGGACCTTGCGGGCCGGCCGCTCCGGGATGTTCTTCCCGCAGACGGCTTCGATGGACCTGTAGAACTCCCGCGGGAGGACGGTTCGGTTCGGAGTCTCGACGCGCAGTTGGTCCCCGACGAGTCGGGAGTTGCGGCCCTGATCCTCACCGACAGAAGCGTTCTCCGGGGCGTCGAGGCGGACCTGGCGAGCCTTGAGAGCCGCTACCGGGAGGTCCTTTCCCGCGTGCCGCTGCTCCTCTACACCACCGACCTCTCCTCCGGCGAGACGACCCTCGACGGCGCGTGGCTCGACGGGCTTCCCGGCACGCCGGACTTCCCCGTCCACCCCGAGGACGCCGCCGACCTCGAACGTTTCCGGACCTCGTTCGCGGCCCGACCGAAGGAGGAGGACGACGGAGGCGACGGGGGGGAAGTGGGGCCGGAGGAAGGCTACATCGAGTACCGCTTCAGGACGGCCTCGGGCGAGGCGCTGATCCTGCGCGAAGAGGTGCGGGTCGCTCCCGGCGAGGGAGACGGGACGCCGGGCGTCGTGCGCGGCCTCGTCCGCGACGTAACGTGGCTGCGAGAGGCCGAGCGAGGGCTCCGGCAGGCCGAAGGACTCCGACGGGCGACGCTTGCGGCGGCGAGCAGCGTCTCCGGCGGGGGCTTCGCCGTCCGGAGCGAGGGGCGGCTCTTCGAGGTGGACGGGACGCTCGCCCAGATCCTCGGCGAGAGCCCGGAGCGGATCTCCGGACGTTCCGTGTTCGACTTCGTCCCCGAAGACGCCGAGCGGGCGGTTCGCTCCGGGATGCGGCTGACCGACCGGGGAGAGGACGAGCCCCGCACGCGAATGACCTGGAAGCGCGCCGACGGAGAGCCCGTAGAGGTCGAGGTCGCCGCCTCGCCCGCCCGCTACCGGGACGCCGCAGCCGCCGTTGTGTACCTCCGGGACGTAACGGCCGAGGAGCGTCGGAGGGCCGGGGAGAGGGCGCGGTACGAGGAGCTGCGCCGGCAGAACGCGGCCCTGCTTCGCTCGGTCCGCTCCGCCATCCGGGACCTCGGGAGCGACCTCCGGCAGCTCCGGGGGACGCTGAGGTCCGAGGCCGGGACCACCGGCAGGGTCGAGGCACTCCTTGCGAAGCTCGAGTCTCTCGATGCTGTTTTCCGGGATGAGTTCGAGCGCGCAACCGTTGACCTGAGCGAGCTCGCCCGCTCCGCCGCCGAGCGCCTGAGAAGGACCGCGTCGAGGCGGGACGTGGACGTGATCGTAGCCGGAGGTCTCGTTGTCGAGGGGGACCGGGAGACGCTCGCCGAGACGGTCGGCATCCTCTTCGAGAACGCCTGGCGCGCGGCCTCCCGCAGTCCGAGGCCCCGGCTCGTCTTCGGGCGCGTCGAGCGGGAAGCTGCTCCCAGAGAAGTCCCGGTGTTCTTTCTTCGGGACAACGGACCGGGCTTCGACATGGCCGAGGCCGGAGCCGCCTTCGAGCCGCTCTCCCCGAGCGACGAGCCCTACGCCCGGCTCTACGCCGCCGAACAGGGCGTCGAGCGTCACGGCGGTCGCCTCTGGCTCGGGAGCGAAGCCGGGCGCGGCACGACGGTCTACTTCACGCTGCGCTGA
- a CDS encoding peroxiredoxin family protein gives MQELSAGVRARNFELPDEQTMPWILSGELEIGAVVLVFYGGDWSAYDNGQLAGLARGFEEFDRRRVNLAAISVDPPASSLALKNKLILPFPLLTDPYGEVARLYGLWNEREAEVRPGLVAIDADGTIRSTLVGDDLADRPTEDQISETIRSLKGRTPGARPARRLGEPEVQVTSDQVPEPDNSAPQMLSLERLVSYFDGAITATQILGSRLETRRRSRSTLAETERIGKTLRLYRDYLRETAWMHGLDF, from the coding sequence ATGCAGGAGCTGAGCGCAGGCGTCAGAGCGAGGAACTTCGAGCTACCGGACGAGCAGACGATGCCCTGGATCCTCTCCGGAGAGCTTGAGATCGGAGCCGTAGTCCTTGTCTTCTACGGTGGAGACTGGTCCGCCTACGACAACGGTCAGCTCGCCGGGCTGGCGAGAGGGTTTGAGGAGTTCGACCGGCGGAGGGTCAACCTCGCCGCGATAAGCGTCGACCCCCCGGCCTCGAGCCTCGCTCTCAAGAACAAGCTCATCCTCCCCTTCCCGCTGCTCACCGACCCCTACGGAGAGGTCGCCCGGCTCTACGGCCTGTGGAACGAGCGGGAGGCCGAGGTCCGGCCCGGCCTCGTCGCAATAGACGCGGACGGCACGATCCGGAGCACCCTCGTCGGGGACGACCTTGCCGACCGTCCGACCGAGGACCAGATCTCCGAGACGATCCGGAGCCTCAAGGGCCGTACTCCGGGCGCAAGACCGGCGCGCAGGCTCGGAGAACCGGAGGTACAGGTAACCTCAGATCAGGTCCCCGAGCCGGACAACTCCGCTCCGCAGATGCTCTCGCTCGAACGTCTCGTCTCCTACTTCGACGGGGCGATCACCGCAACCCAGATTCTCGGGAGCCGCCTGGAGACACGCCGCCGCTCCAGAAGCACCCTCGCCGAAACCGAGCGAATAGGCAAGACGCTCCGCCTCTACCGGGACTACCTGCGCGAGACCGCCTGGATGCACGGCCTCGACTTCTAG
- a CDS encoding CPBP family intramembrane glutamic endopeptidase — MVTEAVWIFVERERRRPRAFWRLLVQFSVFFLLSAFGVLLVGTPAVLLGGTSTAAADAFFYMSTSIVSLLTLFASLALAARFLDRRRFRDYGFNLDRGWFLDLGFGALLGAALMAGIFLVQLAFGWITVTGTFDSGFEGVPFAIGILPPLVIFLCVGVWEESFSRGYQLKNIAEGLNYPALGPKGAVIAAWIITSAVFGLLHLGNPNASLLSSFNIALAGILLGVGYVLTGELAIPIGIHITWNFFQGNVFGFPVSGLTGIGGSFVTVEQGGPDLWTGGEFGPEAGLLDPIAVALGSLAIFLWVRLRQGRAGILAAVAEPPKAPEPSVRRAESRPDS, encoded by the coding sequence GTGGTAACGGAAGCCGTGTGGATCTTTGTCGAGCGTGAGCGCCGCAGGCCGCGGGCCTTCTGGAGGCTCCTCGTCCAGTTCAGCGTCTTTTTCCTTCTCTCGGCGTTCGGGGTACTTCTCGTCGGTACACCGGCTGTGCTCCTCGGCGGTACCAGCACCGCCGCCGCGGACGCCTTCTTCTACATGAGCACCTCGATAGTCTCACTCCTTACTCTCTTCGCGAGCCTCGCGCTCGCGGCCCGATTTCTCGACCGGCGTCGCTTTCGGGACTACGGCTTCAACCTCGACCGGGGCTGGTTTCTCGACCTGGGCTTCGGGGCGCTCCTCGGGGCGGCGCTGATGGCCGGGATCTTCCTTGTACAGCTCGCCTTCGGCTGGATCACGGTCACCGGCACCTTCGACTCTGGCTTCGAGGGTGTCCCGTTCGCGATTGGCATCCTCCCTCCGCTCGTGATCTTCCTCTGCGTCGGCGTCTGGGAGGAGTCGTTCTCGCGGGGCTACCAGCTAAAGAACATCGCCGAGGGGCTGAACTATCCGGCGCTAGGCCCGAAGGGGGCCGTGATCGCAGCCTGGATCATAACTTCGGCGGTCTTCGGCCTCCTCCACCTCGGGAACCCGAACGCGAGCCTCCTCAGCTCCTTCAACATCGCCCTCGCAGGCATCCTGCTCGGCGTCGGCTACGTCCTTACCGGGGAGCTAGCCATCCCCATCGGCATCCACATAACCTGGAACTTCTTTCAGGGCAACGTCTTCGGCTTCCCGGTCAGCGGCCTGACCGGCATCGGGGGCTCGTTCGTCACCGTCGAGCAGGGCGGCCCCGACCTCTGGACCGGCGGCGAGTTCGGCCCCGAAGCCGGGCTCCTCGACCCGATAGCCGTAGCTCTGGGGAGCCTCGCTATCTTTCTCTGGGTCAGGCTGCGCCAGGGACGGGCCGGTATCCTTGCCGCCGTCGCTGAACCACCCAAGGCTCCGGAACCGTCCGTCCGCCGGGCGGAGTCCCGCCCCGACTCCTAA
- a CDS encoding E3 ubiquitin ligase family protein yields MLFTIIFTAFGLLACVAAGVLLYFRKKALDNTAAMSATETSPARSVAGAGPGTTVEVKGTLKCEEPLTGEMSGETCAYYKSQVIREYRDTDRDADGDTRTRHKTEVVASNERFAPFAVEDGSGRVEVRAEEAEVDALRVVERFEQDAGGGGITLGGMRFDFGHGERTIGYRYVESVLPVDKPVYVLGAVGGDGRISAAGEGRFLVSYRSEEQLEKKYRKDARTLAVVAAGLFVFGLIFIAVGVGSAVV; encoded by the coding sequence ATGCTGTTCACGATCATCTTCACGGCGTTCGGTCTTCTCGCCTGCGTGGCGGCCGGGGTGCTGCTGTACTTCAGAAAGAAGGCACTGGACAACACGGCCGCGATGAGCGCGACCGAGACCTCCCCGGCCAGGAGCGTCGCGGGCGCGGGACCGGGCACGACCGTCGAGGTGAAGGGCACCCTGAAGTGCGAAGAGCCGCTGACGGGCGAGATGTCCGGCGAGACGTGCGCCTACTACAAGTCGCAGGTGATCCGCGAGTACCGCGACACGGACCGCGACGCCGACGGCGACACCCGGACGCGGCACAAAACCGAGGTCGTTGCCTCGAACGAACGTTTCGCGCCCTTCGCCGTCGAGGACGGCTCGGGCCGGGTGGAGGTTCGGGCCGAGGAGGCCGAGGTGGACGCCCTTCGGGTAGTCGAGCGCTTCGAGCAGGATGCGGGCGGAGGCGGCATAACGCTCGGCGGGATGAGGTTCGACTTCGGCCACGGGGAGCGGACGATCGGCTACCGCTACGTCGAGAGCGTCCTGCCGGTGGACAAGCCGGTCTACGTTCTCGGGGCCGTAGGCGGTGACGGAAGGATCTCCGCCGCAGGCGAGGGCAGGTTCCTTGTAAGCTACCGCTCCGAGGAGCAGCTCGAGAAGAAGTACCGCAAGGACGCGCGCACGCTCGCCGTCGTCGCCGCCGGGCTGTTCGTCTTCGGGCTGATCTTTATCGCCGTCGGCGTCGGCAGCGCGGTCGTCTGA
- a CDS encoding DUF3592 domain-containing protein, whose product MNTATAERGQLSTTGIVTGHVQRTRRSFERPGTLIHPVVEFVPQSGRPVRFESPLGSNVPPRIGERVTVFYDPERPLETAEVPPGDVLRLGKWHLLVVATIFLVPAALFALLVLSVIAISLL is encoded by the coding sequence TTGAACACCGCGACCGCAGAGCGGGGACAGTTGAGCACGACCGGTATCGTCACCGGACACGTCCAGCGTACGCGCCGGAGTTTCGAGCGGCCCGGAACCCTTATCCACCCGGTCGTCGAGTTCGTCCCGCAGAGCGGCCGGCCGGTCCGGTTCGAGTCGCCGCTCGGGAGCAACGTCCCGCCGAGAATAGGCGAGCGGGTAACGGTCTTCTACGACCCGGAACGCCCCCTAGAGACCGCCGAGGTCCCGCCCGGGGACGTGCTCCGGCTCGGGAAGTGGCACCTGCTAGTGGTGGCGACGATCTTCCTTGTCCCGGCCGCGCTCTTCGCGCTGCTCGTCCTGAGCGTCATAGCCATCTCGCTGCTTTAG
- a CDS encoding aspartate kinase, translating to MAIVVQKYGGSSVATSEHIKAVAEKVGHARQTGDDIVVVVSAMGKTTDRLLRLAGEVSRDPSPREIDQLLATGEEQSVALLAMALHDRGADAVSLTGPQAGFRLEGRYGSGVISEIRPDRIHDLLGEGHIVIVAGFQGMNSLGDVMTLGRGGSDTTAVALAAALGAERCEIYTDVDGIYTTDPRIVPEARRIPVISFEEMAEMSWRGAKVMHPRAVELGALHGVEIHVRSSFDEGPGTVITGGERLERLETRETVAGIVHDYDVARITLNAIRTGPGTLSKVFTPLAERGISVDVVVESGAQGGAADIAFTVKKGDFEETMRLTREVAEELGGAAEGEQDLGKVSVVGTGMLNRPGYAARMFRTLGEAGIPIRLVSTSEIQVTCVIDAGNVEEAVRRLHRSFELEQVAEEVAETSQDGRTDV from the coding sequence TTGGCGATAGTCGTCCAGAAGTACGGTGGAAGCTCGGTCGCCACCTCGGAGCACATAAAGGCCGTTGCGGAGAAGGTCGGGCACGCCAGGCAGACGGGCGACGACATCGTTGTCGTGGTGAGCGCGATGGGCAAGACGACCGACCGCCTGCTCCGGCTCGCCGGGGAGGTCAGCCGCGATCCCTCCCCCCGGGAGATCGACCAGCTCCTCGCCACGGGTGAGGAGCAGTCCGTCGCTCTTCTTGCGATGGCGCTCCACGACCGGGGCGCGGACGCCGTCTCGCTCACGGGGCCGCAGGCCGGATTCCGCCTCGAAGGCCGCTACGGCTCGGGCGTGATCTCCGAGATCCGCCCCGACCGCATCCACGACCTGCTCGGCGAGGGGCACATCGTTATCGTGGCGGGCTTTCAGGGGATGAACTCCCTGGGCGACGTGATGACGCTCGGGCGCGGCGGCTCGGACACGACGGCCGTCGCCCTCGCGGCGGCGCTCGGGGCGGAGCGGTGTGAGATCTACACCGACGTAGACGGCATCTACACGACCGACCCGCGCATCGTCCCGGAGGCCCGGCGCATCCCGGTCATATCTTTCGAGGAGATGGCTGAGATGTCCTGGCGCGGGGCGAAGGTGATGCACCCGCGGGCGGTCGAACTCGGGGCGCTTCACGGCGTCGAGATACACGTCCGGTCCTCCTTCGATGAGGGTCCGGGCACGGTCATAACCGGAGGAGAGAGATTGGAACGCCTTGAGACGCGCGAGACGGTCGCGGGCATCGTCCACGACTACGACGTCGCCCGCATCACCCTGAACGCGATAAGGACCGGCCCCGGCACGCTCAGCAAGGTCTTCACCCCGCTCGCGGAGCGCGGCATCTCGGTCGACGTCGTTGTCGAGAGCGGGGCTCAGGGGGGCGCCGCGGACATCGCCTTCACGGTAAAGAAGGGCGACTTCGAGGAAACGATGCGCCTGACGCGCGAGGTCGCGGAGGAGCTCGGCGGCGCGGCAGAGGGCGAGCAGGATTTGGGTAAGGTCTCGGTCGTGGGGACGGGAATGCTGAACCGGCCCGGATACGCAGCGAGGATGTTCCGGACGCTCGGGGAGGCGGGAATACCGATAAGGCTCGTCTCGACGTCGGAGATCCAGGTCACGTGCGTTATCGACGCCGGAAACGTCGAGGAAGCGGTCAGGAGGCTCCACCGGAGCTTCGAGCTGGAGCAGGTCGCAGAAGAGGTCGCCGAGACCTCACAGGACGGGAGGACAGATGTTTAG
- the dapA gene encoding 4-hydroxy-tetrahydrodipicolinate synthase: protein MFSGTFTALITPFKNGEVDVEALEGLVEFQIEGGVSGLVPCGTTGESPTLSEAEDRVVIETVVRVANGRVPVIAGTGSNSTDMAIKYTKMAQEVGADGSLQVSPYYNKPTQDGLYAHFATIAESTDLPIVVYNIPGRTGVTVAPETMARLSEIPNIVATKDSTLSMASAAETKRLCGEEFDLLSGDDPVTLPIIALGGTGAIAVASNIAPRAYSEMTNAALSGDFGRARELHYDLLRLFNALSAQTNPIPVKTAASVLGLCSDEMRLPMQPMSGEALKKLRSDLEELSHLLPTPEEVK, encoded by the coding sequence ATGTTTAGCGGGACTTTCACGGCGCTCATAACGCCCTTCAAAAACGGCGAGGTAGACGTCGAGGCGCTCGAAGGTCTGGTCGAGTTCCAGATCGAGGGCGGCGTCTCGGGCCTCGTTCCGTGCGGCACGACGGGCGAGTCCCCGACTCTCTCGGAGGCCGAGGACCGGGTCGTTATCGAGACGGTCGTGCGAGTGGCGAACGGTCGCGTCCCGGTTATCGCCGGGACCGGCTCCAACTCGACGGACATGGCGATCAAGTACACCAAGATGGCCCAGGAGGTCGGCGCCGACGGCTCGCTTCAAGTATCACCGTATTACAACAAGCCAACGCAAGACGGGCTCTACGCGCACTTCGCGACGATCGCGGAGAGCACGGACCTTCCGATAGTCGTCTACAACATCCCGGGTCGGACGGGGGTTACGGTCGCGCCGGAGACGATGGCGCGTCTGTCGGAGATCCCGAACATCGTGGCCACAAAGGACTCGACGCTCTCGATGGCTTCGGCGGCGGAGACGAAGCGGCTTTGCGGCGAGGAGTTCGACCTGCTCTCTGGCGACGACCCGGTTACGCTCCCGATCATCGCGCTCGGCGGGACGGGCGCCATAGCGGTCGCTTCGAACATCGCCCCGCGCGCCTACTCGGAGATGACGAACGCCGCGCTCTCGGGGGACTTCGGACGAGCGCGGGAGCTTCACTACGACCTGCTCAGGTTGTTCAACGCCCTCTCGGCGCAGACGAACCCGATCCCGGTAAAGACCGCGGCCTCGGTGCTCGGGCTCTGCTCCGACGAGATGCGTCTCCCGATGCAACCGATGAGCGGCGAGGCCCTCAAGAAGCTCCGGAGCGACCTCGAAGAGCTTTCGCACCTCCTCCCGACGCCGGAAGAAGTGAAGTAG
- the dapB gene encoding 4-hydroxy-tetrahydrodipicolinate reductase, translated as MTRIAVIGAAGRMGRELCRAVLDDPECTLVGGVVEPGDPSIGADLGTLSGAGEAGVFATEEPPEEADVHIEFTSPEATVAHLAYGKPVVIGTTGLSAEQTEEVEAAGERTAVVLAPNMSVGVNVLREVVSEVSRKLGPAYDIEVVETHHRHKKDAPSGTAIFLGRAAAEGRGQVFEEVAVHGREGVAPRREGEIGVHALRGGAVVGEHRIVFYSEGEEVEVVHRALSRRTFADGAVRAAKFAASAEPGFYSMADVLR; from the coding sequence TTGACGCGAATAGCGGTAATCGGAGCGGCGGGCAGGATGGGCCGGGAGCTCTGCCGCGCCGTCCTCGACGACCCGGAGTGTACCCTTGTTGGCGGCGTCGTCGAGCCCGGAGACCCTTCCATCGGGGCGGACCTCGGGACGCTCTCTGGCGCGGGCGAGGCCGGAGTCTTTGCGACCGAAGAGCCGCCGGAGGAGGCCGACGTCCACATCGAGTTCACGAGCCCGGAGGCGACGGTCGCGCACCTCGCCTACGGCAAGCCGGTGGTTATCGGGACCACGGGGCTCTCGGCGGAGCAGACAGAGGAGGTCGAGGCGGCGGGCGAGAGGACGGCCGTCGTCCTCGCGCCGAACATGAGCGTCGGGGTGAACGTCTTGCGGGAGGTCGTCTCGGAGGTCTCGCGCAAGCTCGGACCGGCCTACGACATCGAGGTCGTAGAGACGCATCACCGGCACAAAAAGGACGCGCCTTCGGGGACGGCGATCTTTCTCGGGCGAGCCGCCGCCGAGGGGCGCGGGCAGGTCTTCGAGGAGGTCGCGGTCCACGGGCGGGAGGGCGTCGCGCCCAGGCGAGAGGGAGAGATCGGAGTCCACGCCCTGCGCGGAGGGGCGGTCGTCGGGGAGCACCGCATAGTCTTCTACTCCGAGGGCGAGGAGGTCGAGGTTGTTCACCGCGCTTTGTCGAGAAGGACCTTCGCCGACGGGGCCGTCCGCGCCGCGAAGTTCGCCGCGAGCGCAGAGCCCGGCTT